From a single Anaerolineaceae bacterium oral taxon 439 genomic region:
- a CDS encoding DNA polymerase I, translating into MTKRLVLLDGHALAYRAYFALTAGGGNSRWTTSFGEPTAGTYGFASILLRVLERDQPDYLAVAFDVGKTFRNELHPEYKGTRAKMPDDMRPQVDRMRELVDVFGFPRLEREGFEADDLLGSAAFEAAESGIDVKIITGDRDLLQLVSDRITVDLSGGKLTELKAYRPADVKAYLGVRPDQVVDYKALVGDPSDNYAGVPGIGPKTAVALLDRFETLDGVYANLEEIKGAARKKLEENRASATLSRELAQIKTDLNVVIDFNAADVTRAAYPAADKFFRMMEFRTLIPRLKAVAGDFQPQPDGQLGLFGIENASTPEGNGAKLEHCATRTIVVDDEEKLAELAGRLSKAETIGLDSETTAKNAMAAELVGLSFSVEPNVGYYIPVGHHSPDPQLSIQRVSEVLNPILANPSIRKVGHNIKYDLIVLKNHGFTVAGELFDTMIAGWVLDPGSTSLGLKAMARVILDSEMTPIEALIGKGKNQISMADVAIEAAAPYAAADADQTLQLEKSLGEALDGRNAAGLYRTLETPLIPVLVEMERNGIRVDVSALSDLSRVFSARLIEIENAIYDCVGYSFNINSTQQLSVALFQDLKLDPPPAAKKTTAGLYSTAADVLEEMTGTHEVIELILENREIAKLKSTYVDALPLEVVPGTGRIHTSFNQTGTVTGRLASSSPNLQNIPTRTELGRKVRSAFVPEEGWTLLSVDYSQIELRIIAHLSQDENMLAAFRAGQDIHAATAAAIYGVPLSDVTKDMRRHAKAINFGLIYGMSSFGLSRSTNLSRQDASEFVRIYFTQFPRINAYLEGLKAQAAEQGFVETMMGRRRYFPNLKTEMNRNLRAREEREAINAPIQGSAADIMKKAMIDLAQRLKGSRLEARLILQVHDELMLECPPAELEDTRRLVQETMENAVSISIPLTTEARSGPNWGALEALGN; encoded by the coding sequence ATGACGAAGCGTCTGGTCTTACTCGACGGACACGCGTTAGCGTACCGCGCCTATTTTGCCCTGACCGCCGGCGGCGGCAATTCTCGTTGGACAACGTCGTTCGGCGAACCGACCGCCGGGACCTACGGTTTCGCGAGCATCCTGCTCCGCGTATTGGAACGGGACCAGCCGGACTATTTAGCGGTCGCGTTTGACGTAGGGAAAACCTTCCGAAACGAGCTGCATCCCGAATATAAAGGCACGCGCGCCAAAATGCCCGACGACATGCGCCCGCAGGTCGACCGGATGCGCGAGCTTGTCGACGTTTTCGGCTTCCCGCGGCTCGAACGCGAGGGCTTCGAAGCCGACGATCTCCTCGGCTCGGCAGCGTTTGAGGCCGCCGAAAGTGGGATCGACGTCAAGATCATTACCGGCGACCGCGACCTCCTCCAGCTCGTTTCCGATCGGATTACCGTCGACCTTTCCGGCGGAAAGCTGACCGAGCTGAAGGCGTACCGGCCGGCGGACGTCAAAGCCTATCTCGGCGTTCGTCCGGATCAGGTCGTCGACTACAAAGCGCTCGTCGGCGATCCCTCGGATAATTACGCCGGCGTCCCCGGGATCGGACCGAAAACCGCCGTCGCCCTCCTCGACCGCTTCGAAACGCTCGACGGCGTTTACGCAAACCTCGAAGAAATAAAAGGCGCGGCGCGTAAAAAACTCGAAGAAAACCGCGCGAGTGCGACGCTGAGCCGCGAACTGGCGCAGATTAAAACCGACCTCAACGTCGTTATCGACTTCAACGCCGCCGACGTGACCCGGGCCGCCTATCCAGCCGCCGATAAATTCTTCCGCATGATGGAATTCCGGACGCTGATCCCGCGGTTGAAAGCCGTCGCCGGCGATTTCCAGCCGCAGCCCGACGGCCAGCTCGGGCTCTTCGGAATCGAAAACGCGTCTACGCCTGAGGGGAACGGCGCGAAACTGGAACATTGCGCCACGCGGACGATCGTCGTCGACGACGAAGAAAAATTAGCCGAACTCGCCGGCCGCCTTTCCAAAGCGGAAACGATCGGGCTCGACAGCGAAACGACGGCGAAGAACGCCATGGCGGCGGAGCTGGTCGGACTTTCCTTTTCAGTCGAGCCCAACGTCGGATACTATATCCCGGTCGGGCATCACAGCCCCGATCCGCAGCTGTCGATCCAACGGGTCAGCGAAGTCCTCAACCCGATTCTCGCCAATCCGTCGATCCGCAAGGTCGGCCACAATATCAAATATGACCTGATCGTCCTGAAAAACCATGGCTTCACCGTCGCCGGTGAGCTGTTCGATACGATGATCGCCGGATGGGTCCTCGATCCCGGATCAACCTCGTTAGGATTGAAAGCGATGGCGCGCGTCATTCTCGATTCGGAAATGACGCCGATCGAAGCGCTGATCGGAAAGGGTAAAAATCAGATCTCGATGGCCGACGTTGCGATCGAGGCGGCCGCGCCGTACGCCGCGGCGGACGCCGATCAGACGCTCCAGCTCGAAAAGTCGCTCGGCGAAGCGCTCGACGGCCGGAACGCCGCCGGGCTGTACAGGACGCTTGAAACGCCGCTGATCCCCGTGCTGGTCGAAATGGAACGGAACGGAATCCGCGTCGACGTCAGCGCGCTTTCCGACCTCTCGCGCGTCTTCAGCGCCCGCCTGATCGAAATCGAAAACGCGATTTACGACTGCGTCGGGTATTCGTTCAATATTAACTCAACGCAGCAGCTTTCCGTCGCGCTCTTTCAGGACCTGAAGCTGGATCCGCCGCCGGCGGCGAAAAAGACGACCGCCGGGCTCTATTCGACCGCCGCCGACGTATTGGAAGAAATGACCGGGACGCATGAAGTCATCGAGCTGATTCTCGAAAATCGCGAAATCGCCAAGCTGAAGAGCACGTACGTCGACGCCCTCCCGCTTGAAGTCGTTCCGGGCACGGGACGCATCCATACCTCGTTCAACCAGACGGGGACTGTCACCGGACGGCTCGCCTCCTCCTCCCCCAATTTACAGAATATCCCGACGCGGACCGAATTGGGACGAAAAGTCCGAAGCGCGTTCGTTCCGGAGGAGGGTTGGACGCTCCTTTCCGTCGATTACAGTCAGATTGAACTCCGGATCATCGCGCACCTGTCGCAGGACGAAAACATGCTGGCCGCGTTCCGCGCCGGTCAGGATATTCACGCGGCGACGGCGGCGGCGATCTACGGCGTTCCCCTCTCCGACGTCACGAAAGACATGCGCCGGCACGCCAAAGCGATCAATTTCGGGCTGATTTACGGGATGAGCTCGTTCGGGCTGAGCCGGTCGACGAACCTCTCGCGTCAGGACGCGTCCGAATTCGTCAGAATCTACTTCACGCAGTTTCCCCGGATCAACGCCTATCTCGAAGGGCTCAAGGCGCAGGCCGCCGAACAGGGCTTCGTTGAAACGATGATGGGGCGGCGGCGTTACTTCCCGAACCTGAAGACGGAAATGAACCGGAACCTCCGCGCCCGCGAAGAACGCGAAGCGATTAACGCCCCGATCCAGGGAAGCGCCGCCGATATCATGAAAAAAGCCATGATCGACCTGGCTCAGCGGCTGAAAGGATCCCGCCTCGAAGCGCGCCTCATTCTTCAGGTGCATGACGAACTGATGCTGGAATGTCCTCCTGCGGAGCTCGAAGACACCCGCCGCCTCGTTCAGGAGACGATGGAAAACGCGGTATCGATTTCGATCCCGCTGACAACCGAAGCCCGAAGCGGCCCGAACTGGGGCGCGCTCGAAGCTCTCGGCAATTGA
- a CDS encoding GDP-mannose 4,6-dehydratase codes for MKKALITGITGQDGSYLSELLIAKGYEVHGIVRRASSFNTRRIDHLYNLSQDPVAPIPFFLHFGDIATSEALHNIIYSVQPDEIYHLAAQSQVRVSFDIPEYTGDTTGLGTIRILEAMRKTNSRARFYQASTSELFGSAKPPQSELTPFEPQSPYAAAKLYAYWITRNYRDGYNMFATNGILFNHESPRRGETFVTRKITRALAMIVAGLQRTLYLGNLDSKRDWGYAPEYVEAMHLILQQEHPDDFVLGTGESHTIREFLQEAFGYMDLDWQDYVKIDSRYFRPTEVDYLLADPAKAKKVLNWEPKIKFHDLVRIMVDADLAAMGLDYPGEGRKVILEKFSTWHRWEDQTISMER; via the coding sequence ATGAAAAAAGCGTTAATCACCGGAATCACCGGCCAGGACGGCTCGTATTTATCCGAACTCCTGATCGCGAAGGGCTACGAGGTCCATGGCATCGTTCGCCGCGCCAGCTCGTTCAACACGCGCCGCATCGATCATTTATATAACCTGTCGCAGGATCCGGTCGCGCCGATCCCCTTCTTTTTGCATTTCGGCGATATCGCTACCAGCGAAGCGCTTCATAATATTATCTACTCGGTCCAGCCCGACGAAATCTACCATTTGGCCGCCCAGTCGCAGGTTCGCGTCAGCTTCGACATCCCGGAATATACCGGCGACACGACCGGCCTCGGGACCATCCGGATCTTAGAGGCCATGCGTAAAACGAATTCGCGCGCCCGCTTCTATCAGGCGTCGACCAGCGAGCTCTTCGGTTCGGCGAAACCGCCGCAAAGCGAATTGACCCCCTTCGAGCCTCAGAGCCCCTACGCCGCCGCCAAGCTTTACGCCTACTGGATCACGCGAAACTACCGCGACGGTTACAACATGTTCGCGACCAACGGCATCCTTTTCAACCATGAAAGCCCGCGGCGCGGCGAAACGTTCGTGACGCGGAAAATTACCCGCGCGCTGGCGATGATCGTCGCCGGGCTCCAACGCACGCTCTACCTCGGCAACCTCGATTCGAAACGCGACTGGGGCTACGCGCCGGAATACGTTGAAGCGATGCACCTGATCCTTCAGCAGGAACATCCCGACGACTTCGTCCTGGGAACCGGCGAATCGCACACGATCCGCGAATTCCTTCAGGAAGCTTTCGGCTACATGGACCTCGACTGGCAGGATTACGTCAAAATCGACAGCCGTTATTTCCGCCCGACCGAGGTCGATTACCTGCTGGCCGATCCGGCGAAAGCGAAAAAGGTCCTGAACTGGGAACCGAAAATCAAGTTCCACGACCTCGTTCGGATCATGGTCGACGCCGATCTCGCCGCGATGGGGCTCGATTATCCCGGCGAAGGACGAAAAGTGATCCTGGAAAAGTTTTCAACCTGGCACCGGTGGGAAGACCAGACAATCAGCATGGAACGCTGA
- a CDS encoding alpha-galactosidase, which translates to MLINVSPDARTFHLRSRFFSYILTVMENGQIENLYFGKAIQDRPSFAHLHEEAIRGMTAFNAPEPSRLCLNQTRQEYPSYGTTDFRSPAFEVEQQNGSRISAFKFSSYKILKGKPSLAPLPAATMESDGEGETLILNLDDEVTGLTLKLSYSIYAELPILARNAEFELDGGAEAVTLTRALSMALDLPDMNYEMLTFTGAWARERSVRTRRLEHGIQANYSMRGSSSAEMNPFFILKRPETTEHLGEALGFNIVYSGSHLGQVECATDGTTRVLLGIHPDNFDWRLQPGESFQTPEALIAFSCAGLNGLSQAFHDLIRTRIVRGVWRDRPRPILLNNWEATEMDFDEERILKIAEKAKEAGIELFVLDDGWFGARNDEHAGLGDWVANTKKLPSGIKGLSEKIEAMGLKFGLWIEPEMVNPDSDLYRAHPDWVLGAPNRFRSPSRFQYVLDFSRKEVVDAIHAQLAAILRESKISYIKWDSNRYITECYSNQTAPEDQGKVFHKNILGIYDLYTRLTTEFPEILFESCSSGGARFDLGMTYFAPQTWGSDNTDGYERQRIQYGTSYGYPLSSIGAHVSAVPNQQTGRIVPLSTRANVACFGTFGYELDLNHLTPEEFERVKDQVRFMKANRELLHGGDFYRLLSPFEGNDAGWIVVGKDWKRAIAGYYQCLNFANLGWLRFKLAGLDPERKYRVKLRVDVDPRYLIARIPNLNLMLAQLNESFEAGGDELMYAGVALNRMLFVVQGCDFTSLLIELAAVD; encoded by the coding sequence ATGCTCATCAACGTATCTCCCGACGCCAGAACCTTCCATCTCCGCAGCCGGTTCTTCAGCTATATCCTGACCGTTATGGAAAACGGTCAGATCGAAAACCTGTATTTCGGGAAAGCGATCCAGGACCGTCCCTCGTTCGCCCATCTTCATGAAGAGGCGATCCGCGGAATGACGGCGTTTAACGCGCCCGAACCGTCGCGCCTCTGCCTGAACCAGACCCGGCAGGAATATCCATCGTACGGAACGACCGATTTCCGTTCGCCCGCGTTCGAAGTCGAACAGCAGAACGGCAGCCGGATCAGCGCGTTCAAATTCAGTTCTTACAAAATCCTGAAAGGGAAACCGAGCCTCGCGCCGCTTCCCGCCGCGACAATGGAGAGCGACGGCGAAGGAGAAACGCTGATTTTAAACCTCGACGATGAGGTAACCGGATTGACGCTGAAGTTATCCTATTCGATTTACGCCGAGCTGCCGATCCTGGCGCGGAACGCTGAATTCGAGCTGGACGGCGGCGCGGAAGCGGTGACGCTGACCCGGGCGTTATCGATGGCCCTCGATCTTCCCGACATGAATTATGAGATGCTGACGTTTACCGGCGCCTGGGCGCGCGAACGCAGCGTCCGGACGCGCCGGCTCGAACACGGGATCCAGGCGAATTACAGCATGCGCGGGTCCAGCAGCGCCGAAATGAACCCGTTCTTTATCCTGAAACGCCCGGAAACAACCGAGCATCTCGGCGAAGCGCTCGGGTTCAATATCGTCTACAGCGGCAGCCATCTGGGTCAGGTTGAATGCGCCACTGACGGAACGACGCGCGTCTTACTCGGGATCCACCCGGATAATTTTGACTGGCGGCTCCAGCCCGGCGAATCGTTCCAGACGCCGGAAGCGCTGATCGCGTTCAGCTGCGCCGGGTTGAACGGACTGAGCCAGGCGTTCCACGACCTGATCCGGACGCGAATCGTCCGGGGCGTCTGGCGCGACCGGCCGCGGCCGATCCTGCTGAACAACTGGGAAGCGACCGAAATGGACTTCGACGAGGAACGGATCCTGAAAATCGCGGAGAAAGCGAAAGAAGCCGGAATCGAACTCTTCGTCCTTGACGACGGCTGGTTCGGCGCCCGGAACGACGAACATGCCGGGCTGGGCGACTGGGTCGCCAATACGAAGAAACTCCCGTCCGGGATCAAGGGCCTATCGGAAAAGATCGAAGCGATGGGGCTGAAGTTCGGGTTATGGATCGAACCGGAAATGGTCAATCCGGACAGCGATCTCTACCGCGCCCATCCGGACTGGGTTCTCGGCGCGCCCAACCGCTTTCGCTCTCCCAGCCGTTTCCAATACGTCCTCGATTTTTCGCGGAAAGAAGTCGTCGATGCGATCCATGCGCAGCTGGCCGCGATCCTGCGCGAATCAAAAATTTCCTATATCAAATGGGATTCGAACCGCTATATCACCGAATGCTACTCGAATCAGACCGCGCCGGAGGATCAGGGAAAGGTCTTCCATAAAAATATCCTGGGCATCTACGACCTGTATACGCGGCTGACGACCGAGTTCCCGGAAATTCTCTTCGAATCCTGTTCGAGCGGCGGGGCCCGCTTCGACCTGGGAATGACTTACTTCGCGCCGCAGACCTGGGGCAGCGATAACACCGACGGCTACGAACGCCAGCGGATCCAGTACGGCACGAGCTACGGCTACCCGCTGAGCTCGATCGGCGCGCACGTTTCCGCCGTCCCGAATCAGCAGACCGGACGCATTGTCCCGCTCTCAACGCGCGCGAACGTCGCCTGCTTCGGAACGTTCGGGTATGAGCTGGACCTGAATCACCTCACGCCCGAGGAATTCGAACGCGTTAAAGATCAGGTCCGCTTCATGAAAGCGAACCGCGAGCTTCTCCATGGCGGCGATTTCTACCGGCTCCTGAGTCCGTTCGAAGGGAACGACGCCGGCTGGATCGTCGTCGGAAAAGACTGGAAACGCGCGATCGCCGGATATTATCAATGCCTGAATTTCGCGAATCTCGGCTGGCTCCGCTTTAAGCTCGCCGGGCTGGACCCGGAGCGGAAATACCGGGTAAAGCTCCGCGTCGACGTCGATCCGCGCTACCTGATCGCGCGGATTCCGAACCTGAACCTCATGCTGGCGCAGCTGAACGAAAGCTTCGAGGCCGGCGGCGACGAGCTGATGTACGCCGGCGTCGCGCTGAATCGAATGCTTTTCGTCGTCCAGGGCTGCGACTTTACCTCGCTCCTGATCGAGCTGGCCGCGGTTGATTAA
- a CDS encoding adenosylmethionine--8-amino-7-oxononanoate transaminase, which yields MNPRTTELVQKDLSMIWHPCSQMKDYELLKPIVIDRGEGVRLYDSEGRSYIDIVSSWWCNLLGHCHPRINASIQRQLNQLEHVIFANFTHEPVIRLCEELLEIIPSGLTKFNFSDNGSASVECALKMSFQYMYQTGRPERTRFMCLEEGYHGETIGALSVGAMDLYAKIYQPMLMDTIQVEAPDCYRCRYGKTRESCETECFAGAEAAFAEHAHETAAIIVEPLLQGSAGMRIYPAQFLTKLRALCDRYGVLLIADEIATGFGRTGKMFAFDHAGVSPDILCVSKGLTGGYMPMAITITTDEIYNAFYADYNEGKAFMHSHTYSGNPLGCSAALAVQSIFREEPILENAARRARFLTELMNDTFSDHPNIGEIRHLGLVHALELVQDRETKEGFPAEERVGYQIYQTALENGLLLRPLGNVLYFNPPLIIEESELTEAVEICAMAIRENLGR from the coding sequence ATGAACCCACGTACCACAGAGCTCGTTCAAAAAGACCTTTCCATGATCTGGCACCCCTGTTCGCAGATGAAAGATTATGAATTGCTGAAACCGATCGTCATCGACCGCGGCGAAGGCGTCCGCCTCTACGACAGCGAAGGCCGTTCCTATATCGATATCGTCAGCTCCTGGTGGTGCAACCTGCTGGGACACTGCCACCCCAGAATTAACGCATCGATCCAGCGCCAGCTGAACCAGCTCGAACACGTCATCTTCGCCAACTTCACCCATGAACCGGTCATCCGCCTCTGCGAAGAGCTCCTGGAGATCATTCCGTCCGGACTGACGAAGTTCAATTTTTCCGACAACGGGTCCGCCTCGGTCGAATGCGCGCTGAAAATGAGCTTCCAGTACATGTACCAGACCGGACGTCCCGAACGAACCCGGTTCATGTGCCTCGAGGAGGGATATCATGGCGAAACGATCGGCGCGCTGTCCGTCGGCGCGATGGACCTGTACGCGAAGATTTATCAGCCGATGCTGATGGATACGATCCAGGTCGAAGCGCCGGACTGCTACCGCTGCCGCTATGGGAAAACGCGCGAAAGCTGCGAAACGGAATGCTTCGCCGGAGCGGAAGCCGCCTTCGCGGAACATGCGCACGAGACCGCCGCGATCATCGTCGAACCGCTGCTGCAGGGCAGCGCCGGCATGCGCATCTATCCGGCGCAGTTCCTGACGAAGCTGCGCGCGCTCTGCGACCGGTACGGCGTCCTCCTGATCGCCGACGAAATCGCGACCGGATTCGGCCGAACCGGGAAGATGTTCGCGTTTGACCATGCCGGCGTAAGTCCCGATATCCTGTGCGTTTCGAAAGGACTGACCGGCGGCTATATGCCCATGGCGATCACGATTACGACCGACGAAATTTATAACGCGTTCTACGCCGATTATAACGAAGGGAAAGCCTTCATGCACAGCCATACCTACAGCGGCAACCCGCTCGGCTGTTCCGCCGCCCTCGCCGTGCAGTCCATCTTCCGCGAAGAACCGATCCTCGAGAACGCCGCCCGGCGCGCCCGCTTCCTGACCGAACTGATGAACGATACCTTCTCCGATCATCCGAATATCGGCGAAATCCGCCATCTCGGCCTCGTCCACGCGTTGGAGCTGGTTCAGGATCGGGAGACGAAGGAAGGGTTCCCTGCGGAAGAACGCGTCGGATACCAGATTTATCAAACCGCGCTGGAAAACGGGCTGCTCCTCCGGCCGCTGGGGAACGTCCTGTACTTCAACCCGCCGTTGATTATCGAAGAATCGGAGCTGACGGAAGCGGTTGAAATCTGCGCAATGGCGATCCGGGAAAATTTAGGACGCTGA
- a CDS encoding dethiobiotin synthase — protein MTKGIFITGTGTDVGKTYAAGLLLKKLRESGRNAGYYKAAASGNERLEDGTIAAGDAREVCRLSGLPDRPESLISYLYETAVSPHLAAKLEGGPVSLEKVAADFAALSRRFDVLVAEGSGGIVCPIRWDDRERILLEDVIHALALPIVIVADAGLGTINHTVLTVAYARSKGLDPRGMILNRYEASPFTRDNRAMIEELTGVRVIGTIAPNANEIEAELDGLLAAFAPVVG, from the coding sequence ATGACTAAGGGCATTTTTATCACCGGGACCGGTACGGACGTCGGGAAAACGTACGCGGCCGGGCTGCTGCTGAAAAAGCTTCGCGAAAGCGGGCGAAACGCCGGCTACTATAAAGCGGCCGCAAGCGGGAACGAACGGCTCGAAGACGGGACGATCGCCGCCGGCGACGCGCGCGAGGTCTGTCGATTGAGCGGGCTTCCGGACCGTCCCGAATCGCTGATCTCGTACCTGTACGAAACCGCGGTCTCGCCGCATTTAGCCGCAAAGCTCGAAGGCGGACCGGTCTCGCTCGAAAAAGTCGCCGCCGATTTCGCCGCGCTGTCGCGCCGTTTCGACGTCCTTGTCGCCGAAGGGAGCGGCGGGATCGTCTGCCCGATCCGCTGGGACGATCGGGAGCGAATCCTCTTGGAAGACGTTATCCATGCGCTCGCGCTTCCGATCGTGATCGTCGCCGACGCCGGGCTGGGAACGATTAATCATACCGTGCTGACCGTCGCCTACGCCCGTTCAAAAGGGCTCGACCCGCGCGGAATGATCCTGAACCGCTATGAAGCCTCGCCGTTTACGCGCGACAATCGCGCGATGATCGAGGAATTAACCGGCGTCCGGGTCATCGGGACCATCGCCCCGAACGCAAACGAAATCGAGGCGGAGCTCGACGGTCTCCTCGCCGCGTTCGCTCCGGTCGTAGGATAA
- a CDS encoding biotin synthase BioB has product MTYSHDVADRIQRGERIDAAAARRLYDEPLAELTAAANGLREVFCGNGFDICTIINARSGKCSENCKFCAQSSFYHTSAEEYPMLGRKEIVGAAVSDASKGVLRFSIVTSGRKLRPIDVDHICATVRAIHEKTDVNVCASIGLCTRDQFDRMKAAGLTRFHCNLETSRRFFPQICTTHTYDQKIESLKAARAAGLSLCCGGIMGLGETVEDRIDMAIDIRELGVRSVPVNFLNPIPGTPFEKNRLLDDEERMRIVAVYRFINPEAAIRLAGGRGLIADKGRACFRSGANAVISGDMLTTAGYSIETDMEMIDELGYKPELCHD; this is encoded by the coding sequence ATGACCTATTCTCACGACGTCGCCGATCGGATTCAACGGGGCGAAAGAATTGACGCCGCCGCCGCGCGCCGACTTTACGACGAACCGCTCGCGGAGCTGACCGCCGCCGCGAACGGGCTGCGCGAGGTTTTCTGCGGCAATGGGTTCGATATCTGCACGATCATCAACGCGCGCAGCGGAAAATGTTCCGAGAATTGTAAATTCTGCGCGCAGTCGTCCTTCTATCATACCAGCGCCGAAGAATACCCGATGCTGGGAAGGAAGGAAATCGTCGGCGCCGCCGTTTCCGACGCCTCGAAAGGCGTGCTGCGCTTCTCGATCGTCACCTCCGGACGGAAGCTCCGGCCGATCGACGTCGATCATATCTGTGCGACGGTCCGCGCGATCCATGAAAAGACCGACGTTAACGTCTGCGCTTCGATCGGCCTCTGTACCCGGGACCAGTTCGACCGGATGAAAGCCGCCGGACTGACGCGCTTTCACTGCAATTTAGAAACGTCGCGCCGCTTCTTTCCGCAGATTTGCACCACGCATACCTACGACCAGAAAATCGAATCGCTCAAGGCGGCGCGCGCCGCCGGGCTGAGCTTATGCTGCGGCGGGATCATGGGGCTGGGGGAAACGGTCGAGGACCGGATCGACATGGCGATCGATATCCGCGAGCTGGGCGTCCGCTCCGTTCCCGTCAACTTCCTGAACCCGATTCCCGGGACGCCGTTCGAAAAGAACCGGCTTCTCGACGATGAAGAGCGGATGCGGATCGTCGCCGTTTACCGTTTTATCAACCCCGAAGCCGCGATCCGGCTCGCCGGAGGCCGCGGACTGATCGCCGATAAGGGGCGCGCCTGTTTCCGATCCGGCGCGAACGCCGTGATCTCCGGCGACATGCTCACGACGGCGGGATACTCAATCGAAACTGATATGGAGATGATCGATGAACTCGGATACAAACCGGAGCTCTGCCATGACTAA
- a CDS encoding biotin--[acetyl-CoA-carboxylase] ligase produces the protein MKLSERILSCLRARTDSYFSGNELADELNVSRSAIWKAVEKLRADGYEIDAITNNGYRLLGEPDRLSVSAILAELPGPIRADYNVVVLESIDSTNDGLRRRAEEAAPEGTVLLAETQTRGRGRLNRSFYSPRQSGIYMSLLLRPTIDPRQSLLITTAAAVAVAEALETCCGGETKIKWVNDIFMNGKKVSGILTEASLNLESGRLDYAVLGVGINLTEPEGGWPDELKEIAGSALARKTGLQGLRSRIAGTFLARFRTYYDDLPAKAYLAAYRERSLLIGKRILTDDGRTQRPATALAIDDDFRLIVRYDDSAGNETAALSTGEVSIRLPSDESRTGTESPDNP, from the coding sequence TTGAAACTTTCCGAACGTATTTTAAGCTGCCTCCGCGCCCGGACGGATTCTTATTTTTCCGGGAACGAACTCGCGGACGAACTCAACGTCAGCCGCAGCGCAATCTGGAAAGCGGTCGAAAAGCTGCGCGCGGACGGTTACGAAATCGACGCGATTACGAATAACGGCTATCGTCTCCTCGGCGAGCCTGACCGTCTCTCCGTCAGCGCGATTCTGGCGGAGCTTCCCGGGCCGATCCGCGCCGATTACAACGTCGTCGTCCTGGAATCGATCGATTCGACAAACGACGGGTTGCGCCGGCGGGCGGAGGAAGCGGCTCCGGAAGGGACCGTCCTCTTAGCCGAGACGCAGACGCGCGGCCGCGGACGCCTCAATCGTTCTTTTTATTCCCCCAGACAAAGCGGTATCTATATGAGCTTACTGCTGCGCCCGACGATCGACCCACGTCAGTCGCTCCTGATAACGACGGCGGCCGCCGTCGCCGTCGCCGAAGCGCTCGAGACATGCTGCGGCGGGGAAACGAAGATAAAATGGGTCAACGACATTTTCATGAACGGGAAAAAAGTTTCGGGGATCCTGACCGAAGCGTCGCTGAACCTCGAAAGCGGACGTCTCGATTACGCGGTTCTCGGCGTCGGGATCAACCTTACCGAGCCGGAAGGCGGCTGGCCGGACGAGCTGAAAGAAATCGCCGGAAGCGCGCTGGCGCGGAAAACCGGGCTCCAGGGACTCCGGAGCCGGATCGCCGGGACGTTCCTCGCCCGTTTCCGGACGTACTACGACGACCTTCCCGCGAAGGCGTACCTCGCCGCGTACCGTGAACGCTCGCTCCTGATCGGGAAACGCATCCTGACCGACGACGGCCGGACCCAACGCCCGGCGACCGCGCTCGCGATCGACGACGATTTCCGGCTCATCGTCCGCTACGACGATTCCGCCGGAAACGAAACCGCCGCCTTATCGACCGGCGAAGTTTCGATCCGGCTTCCCTCCGACGAATCCCGGACGGGAACCGAGAGCCCAGACAATCCTTAA